A single region of the Triticum dicoccoides isolate Atlit2015 ecotype Zavitan chromosome 2B, WEW_v2.0, whole genome shotgun sequence genome encodes:
- the LOC119360627 gene encoding lipase-like produces MEAFRAKSVTSIHGGKSIKCRVDFEMRSLIVDVENCLQAFVGVAHNLNSIIVAIRGTQENSVQNWIKDLVWKQLDLSYPDMPNAKVHSGFFSSYNNTILRLAITSDVHNARKTYGDIGVIVTGHSMGGAMAAFCALDLAVSTQDPMFHKYIQCPDS; encoded by the exons ATGGAGGCGTTTCGTGCTAAGAGTGTCACATCCATACATGGCGGCAAAAGCATCAAGTGCCGGGTT GACTTCGAGATGAGGTCTCTAATTGTTGATGTGGAGAACTGCTTGCAG GCATTTGTCGGTGTAGCTCACAATCTAAATTCCATAATAGTTGCAATCAGAGGAACTCAAGAGAACAG TGTGCAGAATTGGATCAAGGACTTGGTATGGAAGCAGCTTGATCTAAGCTATCCAGACATGCCAAATGCAAAG GTGCACAGTGGATTTTTCTCCTCCTATAATAATACAATTTTGCGTCTAGCTATCACAAGTGATGTGCACAACGCAAGAAAGACATATGGGGATATTGGTGTCATAGTCACAGGGCACTCAATGGGAGGAGCCATGGCTGCCTTCTGTGCACTCGATCTTGCTGTAAGTACACAAGATCCAATGTTTCACAAATACATTCAATGTCCAGACTCTTAA